In Nicotiana tabacum cultivar K326 chromosome 11, ASM71507v2, whole genome shotgun sequence, a single window of DNA contains:
- the LOC142166546 gene encoding uncharacterized protein LOC142166546, with amino-acid sequence MAFTLKKMFGKGKDKTGESSGQPTTLPPAPRPRKDKQVESSRQPRRPPPSVILDSDHPCFQFTDSEFYHNVAPGDRLDDEIMNALYPNETILENNEENEDDDETQAPDLDDTPTSPLNNPSDAPVDPPVETPTFNREPAKRLETSLVWNFFTQVREKNKAKCKTCGKLMSHKYVGDRSGTGSLTRHIKTHPRDKARFFQMKAHLEGTSVDSAINPSTGSNLVQPGINTVTGGILYYDPNRDREELAKMIIVMCLPYTFASNPNWVHYIRRVFNPTYKGWPRATVKSDIYKFKHEYEQYLRYLFTHIPNRISITTDIGRSGNDCDYLTVTSHWIDEEWIMQKRIIAYRIINSRHTGKFIANTVADICRYFCFSDKIMAISMDNASSNTSPHFWYSNIYKALDLSNEEIATLADAKASIKINAQTVYNAYQLALEHARPTIPTPTSSSSQSSKRVAGLKALKSWTEFRGSQGENYDETSHLNELQVYLSQGLEKENPDGSFDLLEWWKAREKHFPVLARMARDILSIQASTVASESAFSQARLQIGDHRASMRDSLEKSVLFRDWIRSERRNFGIAETQPAIDEAYEEMIAELAEDSASPGSGDEQASFPPPPTQPPPNLEGFMRFVRDNT; translated from the exons atggcatttactttgaaaaaaatgtttggtaaaggaaaagataaaaccggtgaaagtagtggccaaccaactacccttcccccggctccccgacctagaaaagataagcaagttgaaagtagtcgccaacctagacgtcctcctccttccgtaattcttgatagtgatcacccttgttttcaatttaccgatagtgaattttatcataatgttgcaccaggtgatagattagatgatgaaattatgaatgctctttatcctaatgaaaccatcttagaaaataatgaggaaaatgaggatgatgatgaaactcaagcaccggatttagatgatacacctactagtcctcttaataacccaagtgatgcaccggtcgacccacctgtagaaactcctacttttaatagagaacctgctaaacgcttagaaacatcattagtttggaatttttttactcaagtaagagaaaaaaataaggctaagtgtaaaacttgtgggaaattaatgtcgcataaatatgtaggagaccgtagcggcacaggtagtttgactaggcacataaaaacacaccctagagataaggctagattttttcaaatgaaagcgcatctagaggggacaagtgtagattctgcgattaaccctagtacaggttcaaatctagttcaaccaggaattaacactgtcactggaggtattttatattacgatccaaatagagatcgtgaagaattagcaaagatgattattgttatgtgcttaccttatacttttgcttctaatcctaattgggttcattatattagaagagtgtttaatcctacttataaaggttggcctcgcgcaacagttaagagtgatatttataaattcaaacatgaatatgaacaatatttgcgttatttatttactcatatacctaatcggatttctattactactgatattggtagaagtggtaatgattgtgattacctaactgttacaagtcattggatagatgaagaatggataatgcaaaaacgcataattgcatatagaataattaattcgcgtcacacaggtaaatttatagctaacactgttgcagatatttgtagatatttttgctttagcgataaaataatggcaatttcaatggataatgcttctagtaacacca gtcctcatttttggtattcaaatatttataaggctttagatctttcaaatgaggaaattgcgacacttgcagatgcaaaagcttcaattaagattaacgctcaaacagtttataatgcttatcaacttgccttagagcatgctaggccaactattccaacccctacttcgtctagctcacaatcctctaaaagagttgcgggcttaaaagctcttaaatcttggacggagttcagggggtctcaaggtgaaaattatgatgaaacttcacatctaaatgagcttcaagtttatttgtctcagggacttgaaaaggagaatccagacggctcttttgatcttttggaatggtggaaggcaagggaaaaacattttcctgttcttgcaaggatggctcgggatattttatcaattcaagcttcaactgttgcatcagagagcgctttcagtcaagcaagactgcaaataggtgatcatagagcgtctatgagggatagcttggaaaaatcagtattgtttagagattggatccgctcggaaagaagaaactttggaattgcagaaacacaaccggcgatagatgaagcttatgaagaaatgatagcggaacttgcggaggattcggcttcgcccggaagtggtgatgaacaagcttcttttccaccaccaccaacgcaacctcctccgaaccttgaaggatttatgagatttgttagagataatacatag
- the LOC107830875 gene encoding coniferyl alcohol acyltransferase-like, with protein sequence MALENARNGDYTVSIIRKSVVKAIGPIPEPRILTLSNLDLLSGRFPVTYFYVYHKAKHNDSSASIVDELQNSLAICLSHFYPFAGRIIPNPETNEPEILCDNTGALFLVAQASISLNQLDFYNLNKCLEGKLVPIHKEFPVQVQLTNYECGGIFITFTFDHALGDASSFTKFLLMWSEIARKKPLSFSPDHRRYLFRARYPPIYNRSFDESFISCSLHDILHISTPNTLLKRLYYIDASNIDRLQKLASLDGTKRTKIEAFSAYIWKIMVKAIDKGHSKKCKMGWLVDGRTRICTEKVLENYIGNALSIAVGEASVDEIEQASIANVANNVHDAISKVTSAEHFLDLIDWIECNKPGLMLAKIVLGQGGPAIVVSSGRRFPVAEVDFGFGGPVVGTVYSTIQKLGVGYINQRPGAKGDGSWTISAILWPEMIEALESDSEHVFQPMTSNHLKLL encoded by the coding sequence ATGGCACTGGAAAATGCAAGAAATGGTGATTACACAGTAAGTATCATAAGAAAATCAGTAGTAAAAGCCATTGGTCCAATTCCAGAGCCTCGTATTCTCACCCTTTCAAACCTTGACCTTCTCAGTGGACGATTTCCAGTGACCTATTTTTACGTCTACCACAAAGCAAAACATAATGACTCATCAGCTTCAATCGTTGATGAATTACAAAATTCCCTTGCTATTTGCCTCTCTCATTTCTACCCATTTGCTGGTCGAATTATTCCAAATCCAGAAACAAATGAGCCTGAAATTCTATGTGATAATACTGGTGCTCTATTTTTGGTAGCACAAGCCAGCATTTCACTAAATCAGCTTGACTTCTATAATCTCAATAAGTGTCTAGAGGGAAAATTAGTTCCAATACATAAAGAGTTTCCAGTACAAGTCCAACTCACAAATTACGAATGTGGAGGCATATTTATAACATTCACATTTGATCATGCTTTAGGTGATGCTAGTTCCTTCACTAAGTTTTTACTAATGTGGTCAGAGATTGCGAGGAAAAAACCTCTCTCTTTCTCGCCTGACCACCGGCGGTACCTTTTTCGTGCTCGTTACCCACCTATATACAACCGTTCCTTTGACGAATCGTTTATTTCGTGCTCTCTTCACGATATACTCCACATATCAACCCCGAATACATTGCTTAAGCGGTTATACTACATTGATGCATCGAATATCGACAGGTTGCAAAAATTGGCTTCACTTGATGGTACCAAAAGGACTAAAATCGAGGCGTTCTCGGCTTACATATGGAAGATTATGGTCAAGGCAATTGATAAAGGACACAGCAAGAAGTGCAAGATGGGATGGTTAGTTGATGGAAGAACAAGGATATGTACTGAGAAAGTACTGGAGAATTATATTGGGAATGCTTTATCTATAGCTGTTGGTGAAGCAAGTGTCGATGAAATTGAGCAAGCATCTATAGCAAATGTCGCGAATAACGTGCACGACGCTATCTCTAAAGTGACAAGTGCAGAACATTTCTTAGATTTAATTGATTGGATTGAATGTAACAAACCGGGATTAATGCTCGCGAAAATTGTCCTCGGCCAAGGTGGTCCAGCGATTGTTGTCTCGTCTGGACGGAGGTTCCCGGTGGCTGAAGTTGATTTTGGCTTCGGTGGTCCAGTTGTAGGAACAGTCTACTCCACCATACAAAAGCTTGGAGTTGGTTACATTAACCAAAGGCCAGGTGCTAAGGGTGATGGATCTTGGACTATCTCAGCTATCTTGTGGCCTGAGATGATTGAGGCATTAGAATCAGATTCAGAGCATGTTTTTCAACCTATGACTTCAAATCATCTTAAACTTCTTTAG